From Desulfuromonas soudanensis, the proteins below share one genomic window:
- a CDS encoding AAA family ATPase yields the protein MRPLTLIMTAFGPFSGTETIRFTDLGENPLFLINGPTGSGKTTILDAICFALYGKTTGDEREGAQMRCDLSAADTLTEVTLEFRLSGRRFRIRRVPEQQRPKSRGEGTTTQAPEAQLVELQGDGLERLIVSSKVSEATREIEELTGLSVDQFRQVMVLPQGKFRQLLMAESNEREKIFSQLFQTSIYKALEENLRSRSAKIRQDRERQQQLRQGILEGADLESAEALETELTTRAREAEDALRLKTDREKAYVASGRAQQLALDLEKAFVELERLEAGEANLQTQKECVAGKRLRLTAAEEALKLKPVFDERSRSQKALQSAETGLALAAEARDRAQVLLAQAEEERQSAEKLSEPLDAAKQEVVRLEGLRARATRLAEARQTREQAGGDVKTAQARLQHSEATLQETMRQREAAEQKQTDWQNELSTLGDKQLQEKLLADQLASRREIDTLQRQLARHRAELEKGEALGRRLLNEHEAQSRHARSLELAWHQGQAAILAAELQTGQPCPVCGSSEHPAPARSEAAIPSEKELEQARVRAQETSLLLSAAREAYGEIRGKVGHAQKQLDDLQIRLGESSQLPVDQLQSHHARLKQEVAALQARRREFTVLTDALKQLKEGEAEARKARDLAASQAAETTTALEKARTRVQDAEQELPEHYRPVGALDAAIARTRVEAGELEQRIAAAGQRYKEAHGRWEAAGATLVAAEQARQRAQEELASAQSRRDEALAASPFADEQSYGAALLDEAQVATLRQAVADYDQQCQRIAGAVEQQRAAVEGRSRPDLQRTEAELLQAEEAKNAALTLWQHLDGRRQLLEATRSKLEKAARDQAELDRRYAVIGTLSDVANGQTGKKISLQRFVLSVLLDDVLIEAGHRLSLMSKGRYQLLRKEDRSKGNKASGLELEVEDAYTGKVRAVATLSGGESFMAALSMALGLSDVVQAYAGGIRLDTLFIDEGFGSLDAESLDLAVRTLIDLQASGRMIGIISHVAELKEQMPLRLDVISGRDGSRVRLVTP from the coding sequence ATGCGCCCCTTGACTCTGATCATGACGGCCTTCGGGCCCTTTTCCGGTACCGAGACGATCCGTTTCACCGACCTGGGAGAGAACCCCCTCTTTCTCATCAACGGTCCCACCGGTTCGGGGAAGACCACCATCCTCGACGCCATCTGCTTTGCCCTCTACGGCAAGACCACCGGCGACGAGCGGGAAGGGGCGCAGATGCGCTGCGACCTCTCCGCGGCCGACACACTCACCGAGGTGACCCTCGAGTTCCGGCTCTCCGGCCGCCGCTTCCGCATCCGCCGGGTGCCGGAACAGCAGCGCCCCAAATCCCGCGGCGAAGGGACCACCACCCAGGCCCCGGAAGCCCAGCTCGTCGAACTGCAGGGCGACGGCCTTGAGCGCCTCATCGTCTCGAGCAAGGTGTCCGAGGCAACCCGGGAGATCGAGGAGCTCACCGGGCTCTCCGTCGACCAGTTCCGCCAGGTGATGGTTCTCCCCCAGGGGAAATTCCGCCAGTTGCTCATGGCCGAATCGAACGAGCGGGAAAAGATCTTCAGCCAGCTCTTTCAAACCAGCATCTACAAGGCCCTGGAGGAGAATCTCAGGTCGCGCTCGGCGAAAATACGCCAGGACCGGGAACGACAGCAGCAGCTGCGCCAGGGGATTCTCGAAGGGGCCGACCTCGAGAGCGCCGAGGCGCTGGAGACGGAACTGACGACCCGGGCCAGGGAAGCAGAAGACGCCTTGCGGCTGAAAACAGACAGGGAAAAAGCCTACGTCGCCTCCGGCAGGGCGCAGCAGCTGGCCCTCGACCTTGAAAAGGCTTTTGTCGAACTGGAACGCCTCGAAGCCGGGGAGGCGAACCTGCAGACGCAAAAGGAATGCGTGGCAGGGAAGCGACTCCGCCTGACCGCCGCCGAGGAGGCCCTCAAGCTCAAACCGGTTTTCGACGAGAGAAGTCGCAGCCAAAAAGCTTTGCAATCGGCCGAAACCGGCCTTGCCCTGGCCGCCGAAGCCAGGGACAGGGCGCAGGTCCTTCTGGCCCAGGCCGAAGAAGAGCGGCAGTCCGCCGAGAAACTCTCCGAGCCCCTCGATGCCGCCAAGCAGGAGGTGGTCCGCCTCGAAGGTTTGCGTGCCCGGGCGACCCGGCTGGCCGAGGCCCGGCAAACGCGGGAGCAGGCCGGGGGGGACGTCAAAACGGCTCAGGCCCGCTTGCAACACTCTGAAGCGACCTTGCAGGAGACCATGAGGCAACGGGAGGCGGCGGAGCAGAAACAGACCGACTGGCAAAATGAGTTATCGACACTCGGCGACAAGCAGCTGCAGGAGAAACTCCTGGCGGACCAGCTGGCCTCCCGCCGGGAGATAGACACCCTGCAGCGGCAGTTGGCCCGGCACCGGGCAGAGCTGGAAAAAGGAGAAGCCCTCGGGAGGCGGCTCCTGAACGAGCACGAGGCCCAGAGCAGGCACGCCAGGAGTCTGGAGCTGGCCTGGCACCAGGGGCAGGCAGCCATCCTGGCCGCCGAACTGCAGACGGGCCAACCTTGCCCCGTTTGCGGGAGCAGCGAACACCCTGCTCCAGCCCGCAGCGAAGCGGCAATTCCCTCCGAGAAAGAGCTTGAGCAGGCCCGCGTCCGCGCTCAGGAAACGAGTCTGCTGCTCTCCGCCGCCCGGGAAGCCTACGGCGAAATCCGAGGGAAGGTGGGGCATGCCCAAAAACAGCTGGACGATCTGCAGATCCGGCTCGGCGAGAGTTCACAACTCCCGGTCGACCAACTCCAAAGTCATCACGCCCGGCTGAAGCAAGAGGTCGCGGCGCTTCAGGCACGACGCAGGGAATTTACGGTTCTGACCGATGCCCTGAAACAACTCAAGGAGGGTGAGGCCGAAGCGCGAAAAGCCCGGGACCTGGCCGCCAGCCAGGCGGCTGAAACGACGACCGCACTGGAAAAAGCCAGAACCCGGGTTCAGGACGCCGAACAGGAGCTCCCCGAACACTACCGCCCTGTCGGCGCCCTCGACGCGGCCATCGCCCGAACCCGTGTCGAGGCCGGAGAGCTCGAACAACGGATCGCCGCCGCAGGCCAGAGATATAAAGAAGCCCACGGTCGCTGGGAAGCAGCCGGAGCCACCCTCGTGGCCGCAGAGCAAGCCCGGCAAAGAGCGCAGGAGGAGTTGGCCTCGGCTCAATCCCGTCGCGATGAGGCCCTGGCAGCCAGCCCCTTCGCCGACGAGCAGAGCTATGGCGCCGCCCTCCTCGACGAAGCTCAGGTCGCAACGCTCCGGCAGGCTGTCGCCGATTACGATCAGCAATGCCAGCGCATCGCCGGTGCAGTGGAGCAACAGCGCGCGGCGGTGGAGGGCCGGTCCCGCCCGGACCTGCAGCGGACCGAAGCCGAATTGCTCCAGGCCGAAGAGGCCAAAAACGCGGCCCTCACCCTCTGGCAACACCTCGACGGCCGCCGGCAACTCCTCGAAGCCACCCGCTCCAAGCTGGAGAAGGCCGCCAGGGATCAGGCCGAGCTCGACCGCCGCTACGCCGTCATCGGCACCCTCAGCGACGTCGCCAACGGCCAGACCGGCAAAAAGATCAGCCTGCAGCGCTTCGTTCTCAGCGTCCTCCTCGACGACGTGCTCATCGAAGCCGGCCACCGCCTCTCCCTGATGAGCAAGGGACGCTACCAGTTGCTGCGCAAGGAGGACCGGTCCAAGGGGAACAAGGCCTCGGGGCTGGAGCTCGAGGTGGAGGACGCCTATACCGGCAAGGTGCGGGCGGTGGCCACCCTCTCCGGCGGCGAGAGTTTCATGGCCGCCCTCTCCATGGCTCTCGGACTCTCCGACGTGGTGCAGGCCTACGCCGGCGGTATCCGCCTCGACACCCTGTTCATCGACGAGGGGTTCGGCAGCCTCGATGCCGAATCTCTCGACCTGGCAGTCCGCACCCTCATCGACCTCCAGGCATCCGGACGGATGATCGGGATCATCTCCCATGTGGCCGAGCTCAAGGAACAGATGCCGCTGCGCCTTGACGTTATTTCCGGCCGTGACGGCAGCCGGGTGCGCCTGGTTACCCCGTGA
- a CDS encoding LemA family protein — MFKRLTILLIAALVTLPSLSGCGYNQIQKNEEGVFAAWADVEATYQRRADLIPNLVETVKGYAAHEQETLQAVTEARASVGQTKIDAKDLSDPAAMAKFQSAQGGLSSALSRLLVVAERYPDLKANQNFLDLQNQLEGTENRINVARQRYNAAVQNFNSSIRTFPNNLTNKFLLHLERKEPFKAEAGAEKAPQVKF, encoded by the coding sequence ATGTTCAAACGTCTGACGATCCTGCTGATTGCCGCCCTGGTCACCCTCCCCTCCCTCTCCGGCTGCGGCTACAACCAGATCCAGAAGAACGAGGAGGGGGTCTTCGCCGCCTGGGCCGATGTCGAGGCTACCTACCAGCGCCGCGCCGACCTGATCCCCAACCTCGTCGAAACAGTCAAGGGGTACGCCGCCCACGAGCAGGAGACGCTGCAGGCGGTCACCGAAGCGCGGGCCAGCGTCGGGCAGACGAAAATCGATGCCAAGGACCTCTCCGACCCGGCCGCCATGGCCAAATTCCAGTCCGCCCAGGGGGGGCTCTCCTCGGCCCTCTCCCGCCTTCTCGTCGTCGCCGAGCGCTATCCCGACCTCAAGGCCAACCAGAATTTTCTCGATCTGCAGAATCAGCTCGAGGGGACGGAAAACCGCATCAACGTCGCCCGCCAGCGCTACAACGCGGCGGTGCAAAACTTCAACTCCTCGATCCGCACCTTTCCCAACAACCTGACCAACAAGTTCCTCCTCCACCTCGAGCGCAAGGAGCCCTTCAAGGCCGAAGCCGGGGCCGAAAAAGCCCCCCAGGTGAAATTCTAG
- a CDS encoding TPM domain-containing protein — protein MAVKRFYIGFLTLFLLLPLSAAALDVPKATGYVVDQAGILKDSTRLKLEQFLQGFERSDSTQLAVLTIPSLEDESLEGYALKVAETWGIGQKGKDNGALLLISRDDRKIRIEVGYGLEGRLTDLLSGRIIANEISPRFKAGDFDGGVVAGVAAMAEAVRGEYQGTGTTGGKKKRNPWGSLALLLFLGPGLMLLGGGGGRRGRHSGLWIGGIPFGGGRGGGGGGGFGGFGGGGFGGGGSSGGW, from the coding sequence ATGGCCGTGAAGCGCTTTTACATCGGTTTTCTCACCCTGTTTCTGCTCCTGCCGCTGTCGGCGGCCGCCCTCGACGTCCCGAAGGCCACCGGCTACGTCGTCGACCAGGCCGGCATTCTCAAGGATTCGACCCGTCTCAAGCTCGAGCAATTTCTCCAGGGGTTCGAGAGGAGCGACTCGACCCAGCTGGCCGTCCTGACCATTCCTTCCCTCGAAGACGAGTCCCTTGAGGGATACGCTCTCAAGGTCGCCGAGACCTGGGGGATCGGTCAGAAGGGGAAGGACAACGGCGCCCTCCTCCTCATCTCCCGGGATGACCGCAAGATCCGCATCGAGGTCGGTTACGGCCTCGAAGGGCGTCTCACCGACCTCCTCTCGGGACGGATCATCGCCAACGAGATCTCCCCGCGCTTCAAGGCCGGGGACTTCGACGGCGGCGTCGTCGCCGGCGTGGCGGCCATGGCCGAAGCGGTCCGGGGGGAATACCAGGGGACGGGGACGACAGGGGGGAAGAAAAAGCGCAACCCCTGGGGCTCCCTGGCCCTCCTCCTCTTTCTCGGCCCCGGCCTGATGCTTCTCGGCGGCGGCGGTGGCCGACGCGGCCGTCACAGCGGCCTGTGGATCGGCGGCATCCCCTTCGGCGGCGGTCGCGGCGGCGGCGGAGGTGGTGGCTTCGGTGGTTTCGGCGGCGGCGGCTTCGGCGGCGGCGGGTCGTCGGGGGGATGGTAA
- a CDS encoding TPM domain-containing protein, whose translation MKRAKDFFSDDERQRIEAAVRAAEERTSGEIVPMVVDESYTYPRAEIVGAGFLALATGVSLSWGFGHSSVWIFLPIFLLTYLPFRWLIRALPGLKRRLIHPLEITEEVEEKALVSFIEQGLHHTRDETGILILISLFEHRVHVLADRGINNVVGKETWDEIVTTVTAGIREGRTCEALCAAIGRCGDLLEANFPAKHDDTNELSNLITP comes from the coding sequence ATGAAAAGAGCAAAAGACTTCTTCAGCGACGATGAACGCCAGCGCATCGAGGCCGCGGTACGGGCCGCCGAGGAGCGCACCAGCGGCGAAATCGTGCCGATGGTCGTCGATGAATCCTACACCTACCCGCGGGCCGAGATCGTCGGCGCCGGCTTCCTCGCCCTGGCGACGGGCGTCAGCCTCAGCTGGGGTTTCGGCCATTCCTCGGTGTGGATCTTTCTGCCGATCTTCCTCCTTACCTACCTCCCCTTCCGATGGCTGATCCGCGCCCTCCCCGGCCTCAAGCGCCGGCTCATCCACCCCCTGGAAATCACCGAGGAAGTGGAGGAAAAAGCCCTCGTCTCCTTCATCGAGCAGGGCCTCCATCACACCCGGGACGAAACGGGCATCCTCATCCTCATCTCCCTCTTCGAGCACCGGGTCCATGTCCTGGCCGACCGGGGGATCAACAACGTCGTCGGCAAGGAGACCTGGGACGAAATCGTCACCACCGTCACCGCCGGCATCCGCGAGGGACGCACCTGCGAAGCCCTCTGCGCTGCCATTGGCCGCTGCGGCGACCTCCTCGAGGCGAACTTTCCCGCCAAGCACGACGACACCAACGAACTCTCCAACCTGATCACCCCCTAA
- a CDS encoding nucleotidyltransferase domain-containing protein, with amino-acid sequence MKGTDRIRQLIAKEAARLMYEEGIKEYRDAKRKAGKPFGSDKALSLGSHLPSNAEIHEELHALLELHEEEELPGRLLELRLRALGYLELFAPFTPYLVGSVLSGVVTSRSDIDLHLFADDPEEVENFLRTQEIPYETETVSIRKGGAFHDYSHIYIDDAGVTVECSVYPRAERHQVSKSSITGRPMERAGAKALRRLIGDMLPGEGDKD; translated from the coding sequence ATGAAAGGGACCGACAGAATTCGCCAATTGATCGCCAAGGAAGCGGCCCGGCTGATGTACGAAGAGGGGATCAAGGAATACCGCGACGCCAAGCGCAAGGCGGGAAAACCCTTCGGGTCGGACAAGGCCCTCTCCCTCGGTTCCCACCTCCCCTCCAACGCCGAGATCCATGAAGAGCTGCACGCCCTCCTCGAACTCCACGAAGAGGAGGAGCTCCCCGGGCGCCTGCTGGAGCTGCGCCTGAGAGCCCTCGGCTACCTGGAACTCTTCGCCCCCTTTACCCCTTACCTGGTCGGTTCGGTCCTCTCCGGCGTCGTCACCAGCCGAAGCGACATCGACCTCCACCTCTTCGCCGACGACCCCGAAGAGGTCGAAAATTTCCTCCGTACGCAGGAGATCCCCTACGAAACGGAGACCGTCAGCATCCGCAAGGGGGGAGCCTTTCACGACTATTCCCACATCTACATCGACGATGCAGGCGTCACCGTCGAGTGTTCCGTCTACCCGAGGGCGGAGCGCCACCAGGTCTCCAAAAGCAGCATCACCGGCCGACCGATGGAACGGGCCGGGGCCAAGGCGCTGCGCAGGCTCATCGGCGACATGCTGCCAGGGGAGGGGGATAAGGACTGA
- a CDS encoding nucleotidyltransferase has product MRAVGLITEYNPFHNGHLHHLRESLSVTGAEVSVAIMSGHFLQRGEPALLDKWLRAQMALAAGVDVVIELPFPWACNSAPHFARGAVQALTALGGIDALCFGSEAGEIDPLRRCADLLATEGKTVAAETAALLRQGINYPAARARSVAGVDSAAAALLETPNNILGLEYLRALTGTDSPIVPFTIARTGAGYHDEEACGEIASATGIRRMLGEGRGVEPYLPPAVHEIFVGAMASGMSLDFDHLHRLLLGRILRGPEFLAGLYQIEDGLAERLFAAALESSSYDDLVDSIKSRHLTRTRIQRILAYALNETRRDEMDALLEAGPLYLHLLGSSEKGRAFLGSCRKTLTLPLVQNYSRIQPLLKRRYGVATPSLRLARQMLESELRATRVYTLLMKDFAAGNRNRDFFREIRIPFD; this is encoded by the coding sequence ATGCGCGCCGTCGGCTTGATCACCGAATACAACCCCTTCCACAACGGGCATCTCCACCACCTGCGGGAAAGCCTGTCCGTCACCGGCGCCGAAGTCTCGGTGGCGATAATGAGCGGCCACTTCCTGCAGCGCGGCGAGCCGGCCCTTCTCGACAAATGGCTGCGGGCCCAAATGGCCCTGGCCGCCGGCGTCGATGTGGTCATCGAGCTCCCCTTCCCCTGGGCCTGCAACAGCGCCCCCCACTTCGCCCGCGGCGCGGTGCAGGCCCTTACCGCCCTGGGAGGGATCGACGCCCTCTGTTTCGGCAGCGAAGCCGGGGAAATCGATCCCCTGCGCCGCTGCGCCGACCTCCTTGCCACCGAGGGGAAAACCGTCGCCGCCGAGACGGCCGCGCTCCTGCGCCAGGGAATCAATTATCCCGCCGCCCGGGCGCGCTCCGTGGCCGGTGTCGATTCGGCGGCGGCAGCCCTTCTCGAGACCCCGAACAACATCCTTGGCCTCGAGTATCTCAGGGCCCTCACCGGGACGGACAGTCCCATCGTCCCCTTCACCATTGCCAGGACCGGGGCCGGCTACCACGACGAAGAAGCTTGCGGCGAAATCGCCAGCGCCACCGGCATCCGCCGGATGCTCGGGGAGGGGAGGGGGGTCGAGCCCTACCTTCCCCCGGCGGTCCACGAGATTTTTGTCGGAGCGATGGCCTCTGGAATGAGTCTCGACTTCGACCATCTCCACCGCCTGCTGCTGGGGCGGATTCTCCGCGGTCCCGAATTCCTCGCCGGCCTCTACCAGATCGAGGACGGCCTCGCCGAGCGCCTCTTTGCCGCCGCCCTGGAGAGCTCCTCCTACGACGATCTGGTAGATTCCATCAAATCCCGCCACCTCACCCGCACCCGCATCCAGCGCATCCTTGCCTACGCCCTCAACGAAACGCGGCGCGACGAGATGGACGCCCTCCTCGAAGCCGGCCCCCTCTACCTGCACCTGCTTGGCAGCAGTGAAAAGGGGCGCGCCTTTCTCGGGTCCTGCCGCAAGACCCTGACCCTCCCTCTCGTGCAGAATTACAGCCGCATTCAGCCACTCCTCAAACGCCGCTACGGCGTCGCCACACCCTCCTTGCGTCTTGCCCGGCAGATGCTCGAAAGCGAGCTGCGCGCCACCCGGGTCTACACCCTGCTGATGAAGGACTTCGCAGCAGGCAATCGCAACCGGGATTTTTTTCGGGAGATTCGGATCCCTTTCGACTGA
- a CDS encoding GxxExxY protein, whose translation MSEAIGREKTIFFLKELTNQIIAAAIEVHRHLGPGLLESAYEECFCHELSLRRLLFERQRPLPLEYKGIQLDCGYRIDLLIANLVIVELKCVEKIIPVHEAQLLTYLRLAGVKVGLIMNFHEPKLTNGIRRMVL comes from the coding sequence ATGTCAGAGGCAATCGGGAGAGAGAAAACTATTTTTTTTCTGAAGGAATTGACAAACCAGATTATAGCCGCGGCTATTGAGGTCCATCGTCATCTCGGCCCTGGTCTCCTTGAGTCGGCGTACGAGGAATGTTTTTGTCATGAACTCAGTCTGAGGCGGCTCCTTTTTGAACGTCAAAGGCCATTACCTTTGGAATACAAGGGGATTCAGCTCGATTGCGGGTACCGAATCGATCTTCTGATTGCTAACCTTGTTATTGTTGAGTTGAAATGCGTTGAAAAAATTATCCCCGTACATGAAGCCCAGCTCTTGACTTATCTAAGGCTGGCTGGAGTCAAAGTAGGTCTCATCATGAACTTCCACGAACCCAAACTGACCAACGGAATCAGACGCATGGTCCTTTAA
- the sfsA gene encoding DNA/RNA nuclease SfsA codes for MRLPAPLIPGILLRRYQRFLADVELQDGRIVTAHTPNTGSMKQCAVPGHAVLLSETDNPKRKLKYTLELIAVGDYWVDTHTHRSNRVVEEGLRSGTIPELAGYSVTAESPYHDSRIDFLLTKGEEKVLVEVKNVTLCCRETVACFPDAVTLRGQKHLRELLRARGEGYRSVIFFLVQRGEATAFAPADAIDPVYGRLLREVAAGGVEILAYRTVITPESNRVGERIPLAF; via the coding sequence GTGAGGCTCCCCGCTCCCCTGATTCCCGGGATTTTGCTGCGTCGCTACCAGCGCTTTCTCGCCGACGTCGAGCTTCAAGACGGCCGCATCGTCACCGCCCACACCCCCAATACCGGGAGCATGAAACAGTGCGCTGTCCCCGGGCACGCCGTCCTCCTCTCCGAAACCGACAATCCGAAGCGCAAGCTCAAATACACCCTCGAGCTGATCGCCGTCGGCGACTACTGGGTCGACACCCACACCCACCGCAGCAACCGGGTCGTCGAAGAAGGGCTGCGCTCCGGGACGATCCCCGAACTCGCCGGCTATAGCGTCACGGCCGAATCCCCCTATCACGACAGCCGCATCGACTTTCTCCTCACAAAGGGAGAGGAAAAAGTCCTGGTGGAGGTGAAGAACGTCACCCTCTGCTGCCGGGAGACGGTGGCCTGCTTCCCCGACGCCGTCACCCTGCGCGGCCAGAAGCATTTGCGCGAACTCCTCCGCGCCCGCGGCGAAGGGTACCGCTCGGTGATCTTTTTCCTCGTGCAGCGCGGCGAGGCGACGGCCTTTGCCCCCGCCGACGCCATCGACCCCGTTTACGGGCGCCTCCTGCGGGAGGTCGCCGCCGGAGGCGTGGAGATTTTGGCCTACCGGACGGTCATCACCCCGGAGAGCAACCGGGTGGGGGAGCGGATTCCATTGGCTTTTTAG
- the serB gene encoding phosphoserine phosphatase SerB: MDNRMVLITLTGPDKPGIIASVTGQIAEAGARIRDIEQTVTHTLLSLSVLIDFASGDADGKPLIKELLFLAKELGLDLDFQVIGEAEYRRKTTRHAYVVTIMGGEVNAKALARVSRILADHQVNIERITKLTQGQLRCVEFLITAPPELDVKRLTRKLLHAATSLGVDIAVQKESLYRRAKRLVVMDMDSTLIQIEVIDELARLAGVGAEVAEITERAMNGELDFQEALRARVALLKGLEASALEQVYRTIPFTPGAKTLVRILKRLGFKTAVISGGFKFFTDRLKEELGLDYAYANQLEIIDGIVTGGVVGPIIDGARKAQLLEEIAAGEGITLDQVIAIGDGANDLPMLGKAGLGIAFNAKARVREQADTHINQQSLDSILFLLGLSEREMEEIGG, translated from the coding sequence ATGGACAACCGCATGGTGCTCATCACCCTGACCGGCCCCGACAAGCCGGGGATCATCGCCAGCGTCACCGGCCAGATCGCCGAGGCCGGCGCCCGCATCCGCGACATCGAACAGACCGTCACCCACACCCTCCTTTCCCTGTCGGTCCTCATCGACTTCGCCTCCGGCGACGCCGACGGCAAGCCGCTGATCAAGGAACTCCTTTTTCTCGCCAAGGAGCTCGGCCTCGATCTCGATTTCCAGGTCATCGGCGAAGCCGAATACCGGCGCAAGACGACCCGCCATGCCTACGTCGTCACCATCATGGGGGGAGAGGTCAACGCCAAGGCCCTGGCCCGGGTGTCGCGGATCCTCGCCGACCACCAGGTCAATATCGAGCGGATTACCAAGCTCACCCAGGGGCAGCTGCGCTGTGTCGAGTTCCTGATCACCGCGCCCCCCGAGCTCGACGTCAAGCGACTGACACGCAAGCTTCTTCATGCCGCCACCAGTCTCGGCGTCGACATCGCCGTGCAGAAGGAGAGCCTCTACCGCCGCGCCAAGCGTCTGGTGGTGATGGACATGGATTCGACCCTGATCCAGATCGAGGTCATCGACGAACTGGCGCGCCTGGCCGGAGTCGGCGCGGAGGTGGCGGAGATCACCGAGCGGGCGATGAACGGCGAACTCGACTTTCAGGAGGCGCTGCGTGCGCGGGTCGCCCTCCTCAAGGGGCTTGAAGCCTCGGCTCTCGAGCAGGTCTACCGCACCATCCCCTTCACCCCCGGGGCCAAGACGCTGGTGCGCATCCTCAAGCGCCTTGGGTTCAAGACGGCGGTGATTTCCGGCGGCTTCAAGTTCTTTACCGACCGCCTCAAGGAGGAGCTCGGCCTCGACTACGCCTACGCCAATCAGCTGGAAATAATAGACGGCATCGTCACCGGCGGGGTCGTCGGGCCGATCATCGACGGCGCCCGCAAGGCGCAGCTCCTCGAAGAGATCGCCGCCGGAGAAGGGATCACCCTCGATCAGGTGATCGCCATCGGCGACGGCGCCAACGACCTGCCGATGCTCGGCAAGGCCGGACTGGGGATCGCCTTCAACGCCAAGGCCCGGGTCCGCGAACAGGCCGACACCCACATCAATCAGCAGAGCCTCGACTCGATCCTCTTCCTCCTCGGCCTCTCCGAGCGGGAGATGGAGGAGATCGGCGGGTGA